In Spodoptera frugiperda isolate SF20-4 chromosome 3, AGI-APGP_CSIRO_Sfru_2.0, whole genome shotgun sequence, the genomic window CTGAGCTACGACTGCGGTGACATACGACTTAACTTCGGGTAACTCACGAATTTTAAATGAATCTGGACCTTTGTGATCATCTATTGAAAAATTAGGATTGCAAAGAAATTCAGGACCCTCCCACCATAGTCTAGAGGATGAAAGTTCCTCCAACCTGACGCCCCGCGACGCCAGGTCAGCAGGATTATTTTCACTCCTGACATGACGCCATGGGACCTCTAATGTAAGGTCATGAATTTCCGCGACCCTATTTTGAACGAACGTCTTAAGCTGGTTCGGCCTCATGTGTAGCCAGCCTAAGACGATCGTGGAATCCGTCCAAAATACGATGTTACTAAGACTGCAACGTAGTGCATCGCGCACTTTGTCATACAGACGAGCGCCTAATAAAGCCCCACACAGTTCGAGCCGAGGGATGCTTATAGGCTTTAACGGCGCAACCTtggatttagaaaataataacctAACCGTTACTGTTAGATCATAATTAACTGTGCGAATATAAATACACGCGCCGTACGCTGTCTGAGACGCGTCACTAAAAACATGAAGTTCGATATACTTAGGATGCGCACCTATAACATGGCGAGGAATGCGAATAGTGTTAAGCGCttgtaatgaaataacaaaCCGGTTCCATACGCGCGCCGTGCTATCAGGCACGTTATCATCCCAACCTATTTTTTGCAGCCATAATTGTTGCAAAAGAACTTTGACAACTATTATAACGGGACTTAACAAACCGAGTGGGTCAAATATTTGTGAAACTTTAGATAAAATAGACCTTTTACTAATCGGTTTATCATTATCAATTTGAATttgtgtgttaaaataaaagttatcacTTAGATTGTGCCAGCCTATACCTAACGTTTTAGAACTGATATTATCATCTAAACTTAACGGTTTAAACTGACTAGATGAACGACTACCATCATCACGCCTAAAATTATATATCCATTTCCTGAGTGGGAAACAGCCTAACTGCAACGTTTTCTGAGTTTTGTCACATAAATCAAGTAACAGTAATTTATTATCCGAACCCGTTATAAAATCATCAACATAAAAGTCTTCCCTTATGGCTCGAGCAACGTCAGCATCAGGAGATTCATTAGCTAATTGTTTTAGGCACCTAACGCTAAGAAAAGGCGCGGAGGCGGTTCCGTACGTCacggtatttaatttaaaaatacctaaaggCTTCGACGGATGGTCACGCCACAGAATCATCTGCAAGCTACGCTGACCCTCGTCTACTAGGCACTGCCGGTACATCTTCTCCACGTCGGCGCACGCAACGTATTTATGCTGCCGAAAGCGGAGAAGAATGGCAATGAGATCACCCTGTATAGGAGGGCCAACCAGCTGCAAATCATTCAGGGACTTACCGGAGCTTGACGGTGCGCTTGCATCAAACACCACGCGCAACTTGGTGGTGGTGCTGAGCTCGCGGAACACACCATGATGTGGCATAAAATAACACGGGGATTCGTAGGAATCTACCTGTGTCATATGGCCTAAGCTGAGGTACTCCTGCATAAAATTGGAGTAAAGACTTTTATAGTCTGATGAACGCTGCAAGCGTTTTTCTAAGGCTAGAAATCGACGCTCTGCCTGGGTATAAGAGTCTCCCAAGGATTCAGGTGACTGACGGAATGGAATGTGCACACAGAATCTCCCGTCACTACCGCGAGTAGTAGTGCGAACGAAGTGATCCTCGCATTCCCGTTCTTCGTCAGTCTGCACGTCTCTGACCTTGGGTAGGTCCTCAATCTCCCAAAACAGACGAAGTTGCGTATCTAGTGAATTTACAATATTGCAATGAATTGGTGCCTTTTTACGCGTTTGAATAGCGATAGGTCCAGAAATGATCCAGCCAAATTTGGTGTTCTGTAGAAACGGTCCACTAGACAAACGAATTTTTCCGTCTTCTAACAGGTCCCAAAACCTATCAGCaccaattaaaatatctatagtTTTGTAGTCTAAAAATTGTGGATCAGCCAGCTGTATGTTATCTGGAATACAGATATTTGCACTTAATTTACATACGGCAGGCATCGATGCCGTGATCctagacaaaacaaaacaatgaatgcGTGTAGAAAATGAATTATTGACGCAGGATTTTACAACGATATCACAAGCTTGCGTACAATGTACTACCGAGTCACCTACGCCGCGAACTTCGTTAGTGGACTGTATAAGTGGTGAATTAAGTAATTGACATAatgatttagaaataaaacagcGCTGGCTGCCATTGTCTAGGAGGGCTCGCGCTTTATGGTATGTGCCATGTGCATCGGCTACTTCAACAATAGCAGTTGATAATAACACGGATTGCACACCTATGGACTTTGTAGATTCCGTTTGCATGTGTGCTTTGTTTACTTGAATTGAGAGGGCGGAGTCCGCGGCAATAGGTGCGGGCGCGGGGAGATGCGCCGGTGCACCACTCGTACTCGCCTCAGTGTTTGTCGACGTATGGCATGCGACCGAACTATTAGCATTATGCAACAACGAGTTATGTTTTTGGCTACAATGTCTACAAGGCCCAAACTTACACTCAGTTACCAAGTGCCCTGAATTTAAACAATTCTCACATAAGTTGTGATCGCGTACAAGTTTAAGTTTACTGTCTAAATTACTTTCGATAAACTTTTTGCACTTGTATATACGATGATTCGCGTTACATTTTAAACAAGATTTAGAACGGTTATCGTTCGTTTTGTCAGGCTCGCTGGAAACATTGCAGTGTGACGTGTTGTGagattttttgtgttgttttttattctcAGTGTTATGTACGTCTTTGCCATGTGAACGCTGCAATGAATCCAGTACGTCTGCTGTGTTACGAAGAAAACCAATAATGTCACTAAGCGTTAATCGCGACTTAGAATTGTTTTCATTCAGTTGTGATAATCTAAATTTATGAGCTTGCCATTCTCGTTTGGTAACTTTATCTAACTTGGAAACGATAAGATAAATAGTCAGTGTGTCCCAAGTGTCAGCAGGTTCCCCTAGGATAACTAATGcacgtatattttttaacacattatcAATTAGTTTTCGAATTAACGAAGGGGACTCTTTAGTTATTGGAGGTATAGAAAACAAAGCATCAAGATGATTATCAATTAATAGATCGGAATTATTGTATCGATTGAGTAATAAGTCCCACGCAACTTGATAGTTTTTAGCAGAAAATTCTATTGAATGTATAACTAGTTCTGCATCACCTTTTAGTGAAGATTTGAGATAGTGAAACTTTTGAATGGTAGAAATATCTTTGGAATCGTGAATAAGCGAAGTAAATGTATCTCTGAACTCAAGCCAGTGCTCATATGAACCGTCAAACGTAGGCATAGAAATAACAGGTAATTTAACTGAACTAGGGTTATGATTGCTATTATGACTATGATTTCGACACGACCCGGAGCAGTCAGCGAACTCATCAACGTTCAGGATAGACTCAGCACGTGCTATTGAGTCGTAGTAATCATCTTCAAATATTTCACGTTGCGTTAATTGCGCATCTAACTCACTATCTGCTACTCTTTCTTCTATTTTAGTTTGGATGTGGTTAAATTCAGCAAGTAAACTAGCACATGCTTGAATCCTCAGCTTTAAATCGATGCGTTTTTTACTTGAGATGTCATCATCTTTTAATAAAGATTCTAAATGATTATTGAATTTAGTAAGTCTGCCCTTTACTATTCCACGTTTCCTAACCAATTCGCGAACTAAATCAGCACTTTCTACACTAAGTAACATGGGAGATTTATCACGAGATTTGGCAGATTCAGTGGACATTTTGGTGGTCAGTGAAAAGAGGAGTACTCACGGTTTCTCGAGTCACGATACTGATGCAAGCAACGTCACCAGGTAGTAATAGACTTCGACGGAAATCACGATATTCCGAGAATACACTGCAGTAATTCCACTGAAATTAGAATACAGACACAGTATAGCACCAATAGATTAGGAGGTGAAGGAAAAGAGTAAGGATTGGCCCCACCGATTGCGTGTGATGATCGATGAAATTCCACCAAAACTGCAGTTCCGATATGCGCTTGGCCTCCAAATAGTTCTTTGGGCCCCAGTTGTCCGTCAGGCAGCTTATTTCCTCAAATCTTGTCCCGATTACAGCGTTTTCAACTCGATCCGCCACGTGCAGGGGTCCACGGTCCAAAGGTCGCTCGACGATCTTGTAGCGGTTTGGCGAATGTATAGGCCAAAAAGCAGGATACGGCGTCGTCCAAATTAGTATGCGGTGTCGAAGGATCAAAATGTAGCAGCAGCGGTGAGTGGCTTTCGTAAGCAAGCTGATGGATGATGAGGTTTGAGGTTTTGGAGTGATGAATGAAAGATGTTGGTTGCGTGAGAGCAAAGAATGTAATGGccgaataaaattaacatagaaCTTAAATACTACGGGCGACAAATGCAACGCGATTCGCGGTCCACCGTACGACGTCATCGTTAGTGCAGTCTGGTCATTGGTCGACACGAATGTTAAGCCAGAACaaatagtccattgaaatgttacatgagctttacattttttagaggacgcaattttattttttgatcatgtaggggggtcaatagaagcttaacttgaagtttgtggggtcgccacccttgtccctcggccgccatcttggaaaaagggatggaaacactttttttgctatatctcggaaactatgcatcgtaataaaatttttaaaatcataatttgtagaaaattattttgcctacaaatatgtttaataactttttgccctaaattaacaattaaagaagttataagtaaaaaagtgaattttttttaataaaattttctcttttgctctataacatttttttgacattttataaataaatggcttcagaccaatcttgtagaatatttttcgagaaaaaattttccctacaactgttttcaatttcattcattagaaactcagttacagcgctccgaagttaactgggttcgtcaaattagtccagtcaaataagcttaaattaggtaagaatctcggaatgcgagatgaccagctgtaattttgtaaatacttgtatattgacaccctaaaacttgtctcaaaaccatggtatatatggtagggtgtaagcaactcttaaaattcagggtcaaaggtcccaaaaatcgttcttttgcggttttttggaaatatctcatttcctatgggtttttggtatttgtattcattatcaatattgtagaatacaaaattctctacaacttttgtctaatttttttttacatggtgaaccgttgtcgagttagagggcggagaacgcacggtcactgcatcacatcagacatattttttttcagctaacctatccgtgatggttggttatggataggacattaaaaaagacgttatggtttctaaaaccatttttcgtcaaattcaattgtttgaaagatggacgcttccaaagtggaaaattgaccgtacgttctccgccctctaaatcgacaacggttcacaatgtaaaaaaaaaattagacaaaagttgtagagaattttgtattctacaatattgataatgaatacaaataccaaaaacccataggaaatgagatatttccaaaaaaccgcaaaagaacgatttttgggacctttgaccctgaattttaagagttgcttacaccctaccatatataccatggttttgagacaagttttagggtgtcaatatacaagtatttacaaaattacagctggtcatctcgcattccgagattcttacctaatttaagcttatttgactggactaatttgacgaacccagttaacttcggagcgctgtaactgagtttctaatgaatgaaattgaaaacagttgtagggaaaaattttctcgaaaaatattctacaagattggtctgaagccatttatttataaaatgtaaaaaaagttatagagcaaaagagaaaattttattaaaaaaatttcacttttttacttataacttctttaattgttaatttagggcaaaaagttattaaacatatttgtaggcaaaataattttctacaaattatgattttaaaaattttattacgatgcatagtttctgagatatagcaaaaaaagtgtttccatccctttttccaagatggcggccgagggacaagggtggcgaccccacaaacttcaagttaagcttctattgaccccctacatgatcaaaaaataaaattgcgtcctctaaaaaatgcataattcggccctcaaattgtaacatttcaatggactaaaaAGGTAAAATGGTTTCTAAGGtttcatttacaaataaatttacgAGCAGTTTCAGTCAATATATGAAAGAAAATACGCGAAAAACATACCTGTAACTAATGTCTCCGGCTTCAAATATGTAGACTGCGCCGTACATTCCCGCCAAGTAGCACGGGAATAAAATTAACGCATAGTTCATTATATTATACCTCCCAAAAGCACCCAACTCACTCAGAATCGCGTCTAAACCAACTACGGACACATCTTTCGACATTTTTacagtatttaatttatcagtCTTATATCGAacactttacaataaaattatcactccaattacttatttaatatttacaaaaaaacatattattttgtactaaataaaAAGACGTATTGTAAAGACGATGACACTAGTTTTGATAGAAGTATATTTGACAGTTCGCACGCATGCGTACAAGCTCTTTACGTAGCCATTTTTGCgaatgaattgtttattttttagtgaACGAGCGGCACGGGCAGATGTCTAAACTTGTATGCGATTGaatcaaaaataaacatgaaaaacCGGCTAAAGAGTGTTGACTACACACAGTTAATATTCTGATAGTGCGAAAGGAATAAAACATGTTTAGCCATTGTAATTTCATATGTTCAACAGAGACAGATATATTACGCTTGTTgcgtttaaataatttaaagggCTTTTTAATTTGTCTCCTGtactttttaatgtattttagaCTTAATTGTGATTTAAATGATAATGTCAAGTGTTATGAAAGGACGGGGTCAATGAATTAATGTCCTAAATATTTGATAAGAGTAGTTTGGTCTATAGATGATGTAactgttgtatttatttttaacatcgCGCGATATAGTTTGATTACTTTGCGGTATATTTAGCGTGTGTTTTATATGTGTAGGTAAAGCTGTAGAGCagtgaataatattaaaagtattgGAGTAAATATTGTAGTGTTTACTTTAGCATTTCTTTGTGTTAAATtgtgaatgatattttttatgatggtataagccggtaaacgagcagacggatcacctgatggtaagcaatcgctgcccatggacatccgaaatatcagaggcattacaagtgcgttgccttttgggagttaaatATTTAAGAGAATATGGGGCAGCTTAGTTTAACTTAATTTTGTGATACCAATAACTATATAAGTAGTTATAACATGGAAACAGGCATTGTAgttttttgagagttaggaatttaagggttattgggtttgagaagattgggatgggggtaattgggccaccggtaacctcactcacacaaaaaaacacaacgcaagccttatttcacattggttttctgtgaggtcgtggtatcactcaggtcgagccggcccattcgtgccgaagcatggctctcccacaattaattttgaactttagctaaaatattttgattgtgcTAAGTATGTGGTTTTGATagtataaatatactttataattatttacagtaagaggaaaattattaatatggATCCATTAAAATAGAAACACGTGTtgcgtataaataaattaatgcgaTTAGGTAATATGTATACaactataaataatagtatGTTTGTTCTAATGTTTACGGTCGGTATCTATTTCTTTGTTCTAAATGTTGGTCGTTATTTCGTATTatgtcttaatttatttaatttaggcttaaaaacattatttattttaataatgtgctCAGCACTATTTTTAGACTGTCTTTAGTGTACAGATTCAAATGTAATTTGCTTTTATCGAAGGATAGCAATCTGCCATACTCAATAtgaaatgactgcacggttggtgtggtggctgagcaactggctgccgttcGACGTAAAGCAGGTTTGTTTCCCTcacggaccaactctttgtgtgatccacaaattgttgtttcgggtctggttgtcatgtgtatgtgaacatgcatgtttgtaaatacacccaCGACACACCAGAAACTCCTAATGTGGGCCaacattataaaaagaaattttatataaaaaagaaatcaactctacatacaaacaataaagtttattttgccTAAATTATGCAACACATCACAAcaaccttaaaaaaattgaacaGCAGTTCTAAAAAGACATAAGTACTATTTTCCATAGTCCCTTACGACGTGTACAATAATGACAGACGGACAAACAGACATGTTCCTGTAAACAAAAGGAAGTTgtaatcattcaatttgttcACTTTACGTGTAAAATAGCTGGTTAGCGGAATCCGGGATCATTGGAATTTTTGTACTAATGATACTAGAGGAACTTTGTACTATTTAATAAGCCTAGTAAGCTTTGAATCATTGGCATTGTTTTGGATAATAAGTATTGTCACGccattttttagaaaatatcttATAGCTTGCGACCATAAGAATGTTTTGcattggatattttttatcagtcATAACCTAAGATTTTTGATTGAACCTatcgaaaaaagaaaaaaattgtaagcAAATTCAGATTGTACTTGAAAATCCCCTTACTGTCCTTACCACAATAGTTTAAGAACTGCAA contains:
- the LOC126912505 gene encoding uncharacterized protein LOC126912505 is translated as MQTESTKSIGVQSVLLSTAIVEVADAHGTYHKARALLDNGSQRCFISKSLCQLLNSPLIQSTNEVRGVGDSVVHCTQACDIVVKSCVNNSFSTRIHCFVLSRITASMPAVCKLSANICIPDNIQLADPQFLDYKTIDILIGADRFWDLLEDGKIRLSSGPFLQNTKFGWIISGPIAIQTRKKAPIHCNIVNSLDTQLRLFWEIEDLPKVRDVQTDEERECEDHFVRTTTRGSDGRFCVHIPFRQSPESLGDSYTQAERRFLALEKRLQRSSDYKSLYSNFMQEYLSLGHMTQVDSYESPCYFMPHHGVFRELSTTTKLRVVFDASAPSSSGKSLNDLQLVGPPIQGDLIAILLRFRQHKYVACADVEKMYRQCLVDEGQRSLQMILWRDHPSKPLGIFKLNTVTYGTASAPFLSVRCLKQLANESPDADVARAIREDFYVDDFITGSDNKLLLLDLCDKTQKTLQLGCFPLRKWIYNFRRDDGSRSSSQFKPLSLDDNISSKTLGIGWHNLSDNFYFNTQIQIDNDKPISKRSILSKVSQIFDPLGLLSPVIIVVKVLLQQLWLQKIGWDDNVPDSTARVWNRFVISLQALNTIRIPRHVIGAHPKYIELHVFSDASQTAYGACIYIRTVNYDLTVTVRLLFSKSKVAPLKPISIPRLELCGALLGARLYDKVRDALRCSLSNIVFWTDSTIVLGWLHMRPNQLKTFVQNRVAEIHDLTLEVPWRHVRSENNPADLASRGVRLEELSSSRLWWEGPEFLCNPNFSIDDHKGPDSFKIRELPEVKSYVTAVVAQDSSESSLFPFHRFSQFKRMRRAAAFMLRFIHNSRYKNNRYVGSLSVDELHFADKTLARLCQFESYPVECKALCNNGSIKNKSCLSKLNVFLDDCKIMRVGGRLVNSNEFIYGKKHPIVISSKHYFATLLFRHEHIQLLHAAPQALLFHLRESWWPVGGRNLARQIVHNCVICTRIRGKTLTPMMGNLPAARVTPSLPFVRCGVDYAGPVLILNRKGKGARLIKGYICLFICFVTRAVHLELVSDLSSEAYLLTLKRFISRRGKPAEIYSDNGRNFVGIMNDFSKFLNNCSSDILEFAQSQNIKFHFIPPYSPHFGGLWEAGVKSSKYHLRRVIGNAHLTFEEYSTVLAQIEAVLNSRPLSPLSPDPQDLSPLTPGHFLIGRPLAAPACDDLRDVPASRLQRYQRVEQLRQHFWTRWAKEYISELQVRTKWRENKDELQPGSLVVIKDSNLPPLKWQLGRVLCTVPGKDGISRVADIQTSSGVLRRAFTNICPLLPEVDRDAATEDC